One window of the Desulfobacteraceae bacterium genome contains the following:
- a CDS encoding AsmA family protein has protein sequence MRLKMTLIIVLSAAAVLLLAGYLLLRSQDYNRYREVIETAVKNATGRELTIGGDLALMVSLKPKLVVSNVTLANALWGEHPLMARIGRFEARIKLLPLVLGDLDITEIELNDAELNLEIDASGRANWTFDPARTSRTDFWFINRLMLNHLSLQRLAVTHRNGRTGLTARYDLAALELTRSPAVESLSVKLVGRLNGQPAALSGQIGAMGKLFTHERFPVALEGEIAGAETKLRGEIGKILSLRDLDLEVQLKGADLALLGTGIGVRLPKTDRFDLAAQLGGNAGALTVTNVSGSTWRATHQFQLKGEIGNLNTLADIDLVFQGDGANLAELGPIIDQALPQTEAFRVSGRLIGSTGALRIEETAATFSRGGLKLSADGNISEISVGRGLDLMLNCSGTNLGKLGPIIGTSLPNSGPFEISGRLTGAFDALSLENADAKLSGAGFELAAKGAVGNLNALTGIRLQADVAGSDLKAFGRFFKISLPVSDSFDIVGLISGSRQALALQDAKANAGRGSLAVQFSGSVGNLIDFSGVDVGLKASGRDLAELAPLIGQPLPRTGPFSIDGRLKGDTHVLAFSGGQGSVGHGSIKVSAKGAIKEVIALEGIDLMLSASGKDLSELGSMIGVKLPETGPFDATGRLTGSAGKLALREARGNIGKGPLRLAASGKFEDLLDLNGIDLNLEVSGKQLGELGEIFDAQMPDLGPYNLRGQLTGSRKVLNFKNVSATVDQSDFSGWGTVEMRSRPKVTLRLESARIDVTPLIGEANEDIQHVVSEKRHPKLYVASDHPLPIDKLNTLDADVELRARNIRARDTDLELGHLVFRIQQGSLSVDKLEVTYRQTKISADLGVKTEIGSPPTVAFKFLAQDFDLGSFLDEIKVGSGKTSGHIDIAAKLSSRGESSRSLRANLDGTIGAVFGKGDYPRGLDLIAEDLTQRIIPFWGHHNEAGQLNCGVLQFGIRSGVAKTENFLFDSERSVLTGAGEINLATEKIDFLLAPKPKDPSLFSLNTKLRITGSVLDPTVRPDPMSAAIKGAKALSFFAIGPAGLLAPFVSLGGTQKHPCDLQSLQNEIEAIYH, from the coding sequence ATGCGCCTCAAAATGACGCTTATCATTGTTTTATCAGCCGCCGCGGTATTGCTCCTTGCCGGATACCTGCTTCTGCGCTCCCAGGACTACAACCGCTACAGGGAAGTGATCGAAACGGCCGTGAAGAATGCAACCGGTCGGGAGCTGACGATCGGGGGCGACCTCGCGCTTATGGTCTCGCTGAAACCAAAGCTCGTGGTTTCGAACGTAACCCTCGCCAACGCGCTTTGGGGAGAACACCCCCTGATGGCCAGGATCGGCCGCTTTGAGGCCCGCATCAAACTGCTGCCACTGGTGCTCGGGGACCTGGATATCACAGAGATCGAATTAAACGATGCCGAACTGAATTTGGAGATCGATGCGAGCGGTCGCGCTAACTGGACATTTGACCCTGCACGCACTTCACGCACGGACTTCTGGTTTATCAATCGCCTGATGCTGAACCATCTGAGCCTGCAACGCCTCGCCGTCACCCATCGTAACGGGCGGACAGGCCTGACGGCGCGGTATGACCTGGCCGCCCTGGAACTTACGCGTTCGCCTGCGGTCGAATCGCTTTCGGTAAAATTGGTGGGGCGCTTGAACGGCCAGCCCGCGGCGCTGTCAGGGCAAATCGGGGCGATGGGCAAGCTGTTCACCCATGAGCGGTTCCCGGTCGCCCTTGAGGGAGAGATTGCAGGGGCTGAAACCAAGCTCCGCGGTGAAATCGGCAAAATCCTGAGCTTGCGGGACCTTGACCTTGAAGTTCAGTTAAAAGGCGCAGACCTGGCCCTGCTGGGCACCGGAATCGGCGTCCGCCTGCCGAAAACGGATCGGTTCGACCTGGCGGCGCAGCTTGGCGGGAACGCGGGCGCCCTGACCGTAACCAACGTCAGCGGCAGCACGTGGCGGGCCACCCACCAGTTCCAGCTTAAAGGTGAGATCGGCAACCTGAACACCCTCGCGGATATAGACCTGGTGTTTCAGGGCGATGGCGCAAATCTGGCCGAGCTGGGCCCGATCATCGACCAAGCCCTCCCGCAAACGGAAGCGTTTCGGGTAAGCGGCCGCCTGATCGGCTCCACCGGCGCGCTTCGCATTGAAGAGACGGCGGCAACCTTTTCCCGCGGGGGTCTCAAACTCAGCGCCGATGGCAATATTTCGGAGATCAGCGTGGGCAGGGGGTTGGACCTTATGCTCAACTGCTCGGGAACAAACCTTGGCAAGCTTGGGCCCATCATCGGTACCTCCCTGCCGAACTCCGGCCCGTTTGAGATCTCGGGTCGACTCACGGGCGCGTTTGATGCGCTCAGCCTTGAAAACGCCGATGCAAAGCTTTCCGGCGCCGGTTTCGAACTGGCGGCGAAAGGCGCGGTGGGCAATCTCAACGCGCTGACCGGCATTCGTCTCCAGGCAGATGTTGCAGGCAGCGACCTAAAAGCCTTCGGCCGGTTCTTTAAAATTTCGCTGCCGGTGTCGGATTCATTCGATATTGTCGGCCTCATCAGCGGATCCCGGCAAGCGCTCGCGCTTCAGGATGCCAAGGCGAATGCCGGACGCGGCAGCCTGGCGGTGCAGTTTTCAGGAAGCGTCGGAAACCTGATCGACTTCTCCGGGGTAGATGTCGGCCTGAAAGCATCGGGCCGGGATCTGGCGGAACTCGCGCCCCTCATCGGCCAACCGCTTCCCCGGACAGGCCCCTTCAGTATTGACGGCCGCCTTAAAGGCGACACCCATGTCCTGGCATTTTCAGGAGGTCAGGGATCCGTCGGCCACGGCAGCATCAAGGTGTCCGCGAAGGGTGCGATAAAGGAGGTGATCGCGCTTGAGGGAATCGATCTGATGCTTAGCGCTTCCGGAAAAGACCTCAGCGAGCTCGGGAGCATGATCGGGGTTAAGCTGCCTGAAACCGGGCCATTTGACGCAACAGGGCGTCTGACGGGCTCCGCCGGCAAGCTGGCGCTGCGCGAAGCGCGTGGCAATATCGGCAAGGGGCCTTTACGGCTTGCGGCTTCCGGCAAATTTGAGGACCTGCTGGATCTCAACGGCATTGACCTCAACCTTGAAGTTTCGGGAAAACAACTGGGCGAGTTGGGAGAGATCTTTGACGCGCAGATGCCTGACTTGGGCCCGTATAATTTGCGTGGACAGCTTACCGGTTCCCGCAAGGTTCTGAACTTCAAAAACGTTTCCGCCACTGTTGACCAGAGCGACTTCAGCGGGTGGGGGACAGTCGAAATGCGTTCCAGACCGAAGGTCACCTTGCGGTTGGAATCGGCCCGGATCGATGTCACACCGCTCATCGGGGAGGCGAACGAGGATATCCAGCATGTGGTTTCCGAAAAGCGCCACCCCAAACTGTACGTGGCTTCGGATCACCCCCTGCCCATCGATAAGCTCAACACCCTGGACGCGGATGTCGAATTGCGCGCCCGCAACATCCGGGCGCGAGACACCGACCTGGAGTTGGGGCACCTGGTTTTTCGAATTCAGCAGGGCTCTCTCAGTGTAGACAAACTCGAAGTCACCTACCGGCAGACCAAGATTTCAGCTGACCTGGGTGTCAAAACAGAGATCGGTTCACCCCCAACGGTGGCCTTCAAGTTTCTGGCCCAGGACTTCGACCTCGGCAGTTTTCTCGATGAAATCAAGGTGGGGAGCGGTAAGACGTCCGGGCACATTGACATCGCGGCGAAGTTGAGCAGCCGGGGAGAGTCCTCCCGGAGTCTCCGGGCAAACCTCGATGGCACCATCGGCGCCGTTTTCGGCAAGGGGGACTATCCGCGCGGCCTTGACCTCATCGCGGAGGATCTCACCCAAAGGATCATCCCCTTCTGGGGACACCACAACGAGGCAGGCCAGCTCAACTGCGGTGTGCTCCAGTTCGGCATCCGAAGCGGCGTCGCCAAAACCGAGAATTTTTTATTCGACTCTGAACGCAGTGTCCTGACAGGGGCCGGAGAGATCAACCTCGCCACAGAGAAGATCGATTTTCTGCTGGCACCCAAACCCAAAGATCCCAGCCTCTTCAGCCTGAACACGAAACTGCGCATCACCGGCAGTGTTCTGGATCCGACCGTCAGGCCAGACCCCATGTCAGCGGCCATCAAGGGGGCCAAAGCGCTGAGCTTTTTCGCCATCGGCCCGGCCGGACTTTTGGCACCCTTCGTCAGCCTGGGGGGAACTCAAAAACACCCCTGTGATCTCCAGAGCCTTCAAAACGAGATCGAGGCCATCTACCACTGA